TCACTagtcaaaataattatataaaaaaaatagttgtctctataaaattaactattattattcagaACTATAGTCATTTactctatttttaatttagaaaaaaaattataaacttaaaatcTATAAGATCTATAATTGCAAAAGGTCATTGCAcctttaataggaaaaagataaaagaaaaaatgtagattataagaattttgaaggaaaaaaaaattgcacaACGCTGATTAATTTCACAATTGGCTAAATAGTtcctttattttgttaaaatttgtgtcaaaaaaattagataaacaaattaaaattgacaGAATACTAAATTTCGGATAACTATTGAGTAAGGTTAACCATCTacctaatataattaattttatttaattgtgtCCTAATGATTCTTACTTGAGCTTCTATTAAAATTTCAACTAGATTTGAAATTGATATCTATtcctaatataaatattttattatgtatttatgtgcttaattataataaattataattcaaagcatctaaatgatatttattgaaaaatttaaaggatCAAATTATCTAATGAGATCTCGCCCCAcactttttttaatagaaaaataaattaataaatgaaaagcACATTCTACCCACCataactatttttatgattCGACTTCTTatgatttgactagatttatATTTACTACTTTGATAGCTAACTAATATTGCTtagttaaaataagttaaataactTAAATGAGACTAATAATAAGGCAAGAAACATTAAATGGAAATAATTAGAacatagaaagaaaaatatatatatatatatatatatatggttagGAGGCACATAATTTGGATCACATCATCAGCATATAATCATCGCGCACTAGAATCTTTATAAACATCTCTATCATTTCTTATTATCgaaagtataaaataataatatctattCATTTTCCCATCATTAAAATCATCATGTTTTCTtgtaaaaataatcatttactTGTCAATGGTTGTATCTATATATATCATCAGCCAAAATAGTTTCATAACAAAGCAATCTATCTCTTTAAAATTAACTACTATTATATCATAACTATAGACATTTACTTTCATTTCTAATctgtaaaaaaacaaaaaattatagctCAAAATCTATAAGACATTGAATTGCAAAAGTCATCATAGGAAAAACAAAATCTAATCTTGGATTGCCAAtacattttaaaacatatagACAACAAAATTTGGTAGATATATGAGAAATGTACAATGACAAAACCAAAATAGGTATAGTCTCTCTATGAGTCACCTACCGCGAGGAGACTTTTGATAGGCTTGTAATGGAGAAGCAGACGGTGTCATATGCAGGGGTGAACGATGATGTCTCATAGGCGATACAGCCACTGGGCTAGGAATAGCTCTATGATAGGTATGTGAGAGTTTGCTAAGGCCTTTTGGTGATTGAAGTTCTTCAAGAGCAGTTAAAACCTCGGACATTTTGGGGCGAAGCTTGGGTTCATTGCTTAGACACTGCCAAGCAAGGTTAGCAGCTGTATATGCTCCTTTCTGGGGATACTGGCCTTCTAGTTTGGTGTCCATTATTCGAAACAACTTGCGTTTGTCCCCTAAATATGGCTTTGCCCAGTCTACAAGATTCTGCTCTATACCTACCTTTGTGTTGTCAACTGCACGTCGTCCTGAGAGCAGTTCGAGCAACACAACACCGAAGCTGTATACATCACTTTTTGCTGTCAAACGACCTGGAAGATAGCGGGATATTTAGTTACAACATAATAGTCCAGCAGTATTACAAGCATAatttgttcagttatgttgGGAGAAGACTCATCATATTGACAATCGAATGTGTTTTATAAGGAAAACAGAAATCAAGCTCTTTCTTCTAAGTGAAAATACCGCAACTTTATAGAAAGTCTAGATAAATAAGATCGGTGACTGGGGATACTTTTAAGGGTCGTCTTTACCCCGCAAAGGTAAGGGTAAGGTTTGCATACACCATCATAAGTAGATTTATCATCAAAAATCATGTTTAATATGTTTTACTCCAAAATCGGTATCTAATAAGGAGGTCATGTTATATGTTCGATATAGATAAGCTAACAAGAGAGGCAATGTATTAACCTGTAGCAACATATTCTGGAGCAGCATAGCCATGTGTACCCATTACTTGAGTGGATACGTGTGTGCGATCACCAGTTGGCCCGGCCTTAGCCAAACCAAAATCTGACAGCTTTGAATTAAATTCCTGCAGTTCAAGAAAGCAGAATAACTTAAGCTTCGCAAGAACAGCAGGAGAAGTTGTGCTAAGGCAGGCATATTTACACAAAGGGGGATCGGGGTCTTATACGTACCGCATCCAACAGAATATTAGAAGCCTTGAAATCCCGATATATGACCTGTTCTTTAGCATCATGAAGGAAAGCAAGGCCTCTAGCAGCACCAATAGCCACCTTAATTCTTGTTGCCCAATTCAGAGGTTGAGGTCCTCCTGTTTAACAAAAAGATCAAGCCAAGAATTACCACCAATTTGTAAATACACAAATAATTCTCCATTGTTTCGGGACAAAAGGGAAATGACATAAGGCAGAAACTACTATGACAAATCTAAAGATAGGAGGGGAAGAAAGTAGACATACTTCTAAACAAATGGTTCTCCAAGCTTCCTTTAGGCATGAACTCATACACTAAAAGGTGGTTATCACCGTCGATGCAATAGCCAATGAGTTTAACCAAATTTGGATGACGAAGTTGGCCGAGGTAATTAACTTCAGTCTGCAGAGTATTTAACATTAGTTACTACGCCAACGAGAAAAAGGTTCAATTTAAGCAGGATTATAGCAGAAGTAACATACCAGCCACTCCTTGTGACCTTGAAAACCCTCTGGCTTCAATTTTTTGACAGCAATCACTATTCCAGAACCAGGCTTTGATGCAGTAAGAGTTTGCGCATCGATCCATCCTTTAAAAACACAACCAAATCCTCCTTCCCCAAGAAGACTGTCAGGTCTGAAATTCCTTGTTGCATTTTTCAGTTCATTGAATGAGAAGGATTTGACATTAGGAGAATATAATATTTCGCTTTCAGATCTCGGAGTAGGAAGGCTTTCGGAACTACTTTTCCTACCATAGGATGGAATACTTAGGCTTGATGGAACAGAAGAATTGCTTTTTTTGTCAGGAAATCTTGAAGCTTCATAAGCTGGCATATAAAAGAGTAGGAAATGTTATCATTCAGTTACATATATCAATATACATTCTTACAATAAGACTTCTGTTTTCAATACTATATCGTTGATTTCCGGGGACAGGCCAATTTCAGTTAACTTACTATGATGTTTTTTACATCCTAAACACAAGGAAATTGGACACAGACATGAAAAGAAGAATCTTGGTGATTAGAAATAAATGTGaaactacaacaaaaacaacatgtCGAGTGCAATTCCACAAGTTGAGTTTGGGGAGGGTAGAGCATACGCAGACCTTGCCCCTACCTTAGATCCTCAGCTCAAGGTGCAACTACTCGTAGCAAAACATAATTATTCAATgtattcaaaaggaaaagaatgaTTTGTAaagaatcaaataattttttgagttCCAACAACATATGGATGAGAAAGCAACTAGCAAAAAGCAAACACAGATATCACAAAACTCAAGCAAAAGTTGACAATCAACACCCAAAACTCACAAATCTCCATACCAAAATATCTTGTGGAGGTCAAAACAACttgggaaaaaatatataaaaatcaaagcTTTAATGCACCAACATAAAGA
This DNA window, taken from Solanum lycopersicum chromosome 5, SLM_r2.1, encodes the following:
- the LOC101259436 gene encoding probable serine/threonine-protein kinase PBL3, whose protein sequence is MGNCVGSPARVEATLSSTTPSAYEASRFPDKKSNSSVPSSLSIPSYGRKSSSESLPTPRSESEILYSPNVKSFSFNELKNATRNFRPDSLLGEGGFGCVFKGWIDAQTLTASKPGSGIVIAVKKLKPEGFQGHKEWLTEVNYLGQLRHPNLVKLIGYCIDGDNHLLVYEFMPKGSLENHLFRRGPQPLNWATRIKVAIGAARGLAFLHDAKEQVIYRDFKASNILLDAEFNSKLSDFGLAKAGPTGDRTHVSTQVMGTHGYAAPEYVATGRLTAKSDVYSFGVVLLELLSGRRAVDNTKVGIEQNLVDWAKPYLGDKRKLFRIMDTKLEGQYPQKGAYTAANLAWQCLSNEPKLRPKMSEVLTALEELQSPKGLSKLSHTYHRAIPSPVAVSPMRHHRSPLHMTPSASPLQAYQKSPRGR